The nucleotide window CCTTAGGTGCTTTCTTCTATAAATATTAAGGCCCATTGTTTCTTTGACAGtcattttctgtgtgtgtgattcgcaTAGGATGTGGCAGACTGTGCTGTTGGTGTGTGCATACATTGCGGCGACTCAAGGCCAGTTTCCACGGCGATGTGTGACACCTGAGGGACTCCGTAGTCGTACCTGCTGTCCATCCCCCACAGGCCGAGCCAACGATGAGTGTGGCTCTAGCACCGGAAGGGGCCGATGTGTGTCAATCGCTGCAGATGAAAGGCCACATGGACCTCAGTACCCTCACAACGGACGAGATGACAGAGAAAGATGGCCGCTGCGCTTCTTTAATCGAACCTGCCAGTGCAATGACAATTTTAGCGGGTACCACTGTGGACGATGTAAACACGGGCTAACAGGCCCAAACTGTAACCAGAGAGTTAATGTGGGTAAGTATAAACCCTACACAAATTACCCACACCTTAAGCATTGTTTTTGACTTTCCGAGTGTCAGTAGATGCTAGTGCATGTCCATGTAATACAAAACAGTAGCATCTGGTGGTCAATTTTaggtataaatatatatgcgTAAATATATAGGATTGTAGACAgactttaaagcagcaatatgcaagATTATTTTTGTTGCTCCTGCACTCCCCCTACAGGTAGAGAATGTAATTCacaacagtaaaaacaaacCTGGCAAACCTGACCCCACTTGgcaaacacacattttacaagggatacagaaccgtcaccgAGCATGAGCgaatcatgtggactgaggccaaagagtgatattacaggattttacaggaatatgactcgggttacgcagTTCTTGTGAGAGTTGTCCTGCCCGCTTCACGCTTCAAGTTACATAGTGAAGTGTGCTGAGCtcggagtggcaatgacagagacaccaTTCTCAGTCAAGATTCTATTTAAAGGTACAAATGAAACACTGACCAAACAGCTCTAGAAGCCTCTAATGTTTCACATGTCCACAGTTATTGTTTTTCCAAGCTTACACAGCTGTTGTTGTGTTAATGTTGTAATGTAGGAAGTATAAGGTATTGAAAATTGAACATTTTTCAACACAAACAGAGGTGGATTTAAAAATAAGGGTTTCAGTGTAGACAGACAAACATTACTGTATTCAAACCAGGCAAATCTTTTAGCAACTAAACTGGTAGGAGAAGTAGTGATAGCGGCCTTTAGAAAGTAGAAACCCCTTTTTTGTAActcattcattttaaaaatgacaagACAGTCAAAATAACTAGTTTTTTTAAGCCAACTGGCTTAACAGTAATAATAGCAGAGGTAATATATACCTTAGAACTAGAGACAAAATGATGGCAAAGGGCTGTAGAACGAGCCATCGCTACAGTATTAACTCcttgggccctatcttacaccctgtgcaaggcaCGTCGCGATGCTCATTgttatcttacaccccgccaacagtctaagCAGTGCTTGAGAATATGTCTATGtccgatgggcgtggtggtctcgacatgaggtgtgttcaggtacatttctgggGTACTGCTATCGTGGCAATGATAAACACAGatgcgccactgactgaaaacagcctaagCAGACATCTACAGTCAGacattcattgctatcttggtagtgaattgtcaacacaggcgtgtgacCAACGCGTGTACAACCCCTGCTTTGCGCCATTAAAATAGCAAGCCTCCAAAATCAGACACCTGGCTCTTCAAGTAGCTTTTTAAGCTTGTTCTTCTAATCAAGAGCACGATACAGCATAACTATAGAATCTTTCAAGTGTTCATGATACACCACACGATACAGCACGCAATACACCATGCATATGTACGATATTTATTTTATCTGATAAGTTGGAATGAACAAAAAATACCACCAATGGCACATGAAAGAAACACTCAAAGCTGTGGGTACAAATCTTTTTCTCAGTCATGTCAATGTTCTTGCAAATCCAGTGCGTCGCAACATCATGCAGATGTCTCCTGAGGAGCAGAGGGCATTTGTTAATGCTCTGGACCGAGCTAAGCGCACCATCCACCCCGATGTGGTCATCTGCACGCGCCGCTATGATGAGGTCTTTGGTGCGGATGGAAACACCGCTCAGTTCGAGAACATCACCATCTATAACTTCTTTGTCTGGACTCATTACTACTCCGTTGGGAAGACTTACATGGGGCCTGGACAGGACAGCTTTGGAGGAGTGGACTTCTCTCACGAAGGCCCAGGATTTGTTACGTGGCACCGGTTCCATTTGCTGCAGCTGGAGCGAGACATGCAGGTGAGAAAGCCGACAGCCAATCAGGTGCACACGTCATAACTAGGAAAACAACACTTACAGTTATAGAACATTTTAATTTGCTATGTTAAACTGAACTGGTGCACCTTTAATCCAGAATGAACCTTCTTGCTTGAGTTTTGAGGCTTAGCCTTGTCTAGACTGGACCTGATGTTGCTTCCATTTCATCAAAAcagtttaattaaaatgtatttgtacagtGCCTTTCACAAATAAGTTTACAACAAACCAGGACAGAACTTATTTGATCAAGCCAAAGGCAacggtggcaaggaaaaactcagagtgagaggaggaaaccttgagagaaaacAAGACTAAAAAGGGGGAGCTATCCTCCTCCTGGATGGAAACACTCGAAGGAATACACAAGGAATAgagttggagcttttttaaaaaatttaCATGAGTAACCATCCAGAAGTACATTACGACAGTCCAGCCTCAAGGTTATACATTCACCAAAGTTATTACCATACTTAGCAGCATATAAAGAAAGCTTAATAACAGGCCAAGCACTGACCCTTGCGGAACACCATATTTTCATTTTGTACGATCAGAACATGccttatttaaataaacaaaccgATAGCGGTGGGTCAAATAGGATCAAAACTCGGGACAGGGTATGTAATTCagaccaggatgccatgatCTATGGTATCAAAGATTGCACTGAGATAGCAGTAGCATCACAAGaaacattatacacacacagtgagcacacatgcccagagcagtgggctgCCTTCGAATGCTAAAGTaaccttaaaataaataataataaaataaaaactgtctctactgtccaaggaaggcttttGACTAtattttgaaacattgctgcAAGAATTTGAtagtattcagtgacaagaatgttagtgaggtcaggatgttggatgaaatggccacctcacctcatccccaacttccaaacccatcccaaaagtactggatagagcaccaaccgtcattccagagaacacagttccactgctgcacagctcaatgctggggggctttatacccctgtagcccacacttcgcattgggcatggtgctaataggttacTTTTGTGTGCTACAATTTCTCACTATAGTTTGAACAGCAAGTTCTCAGTATTCTGTAAATCGTATCCTACTGTGCAATTTTTGCTATCAAAGAATGtatacacatggacaaaattgttggtgtccttcggttaatgaaagaaaaacccacaatggtcacagaaataacttgaatctggcaaaagtaataataaataaaaattctatgaaaatgaacaaatgaaaatccgacattgattttgaaccatgctttagcagaattatttaaaaaaatatactcatgaaacaggcctggacaaaaatgatggtacctctgaaaataatgtgaccaaaggcacatgttaaatcaaggtgtgtccactaattagcatcgcaggtgtctacaatcttgaaatcagtcagtgggtctatatatagggctacaggtagtcactgtgctgtttggtgacatggtgtgtaccacactcaacatggaccagaggaagcgaaggaaagagttgtctcaggagattagaaagacaattatagacaagcatgttaaaagtaaaggttataagactatctccaagcagcttgatgttcatgtgactacagttgcacatattattcagaagtttaagatccatgggactgtagccaacctcccttgacgtggccacaggaggaaaaCTGATGACAAAtgaaagagacggataatacaaatggtaacaaaagagcccagaaaaccttctaaagagattaaaggtgaactttaagctcaaggaacatcagtgtcaaatcgcaccatccatcgttgtttgagccaaagtggacttcatgggagacgaccaaggaggacaccattgttgaaaacaaatcataaaaaagccagactggaatttgcgacactacatgttgacaagccccaaagcttctgtgagaatgtcctatggacagatgagacaaaaattgaactttttgccaaggcataTCAGCTCTATGTTTACAGACGGAAAAATGGaacatatcaagaaaagaacactgtcccgactgagaaacatggaggaggctctgttatgttctggggctgctttgctgcatctggaacagggtgtcttgaatctgtgcagggtacaatgaaatctcaagactatcaagagattctagagagaaatgtgctgcccagtgtcagaaagcttgatctcagtcgcaggtcatgggtcttgcaacaggataatgacccaaaacatacagctaaaaacacccaagaatggccaagaagaaaacattggactattctgaagtggccttctatgacctaaatcctattgggCATCTTtaaaaggagctgaaacatgccatctaaaaaaggcacccttcaaacctgagacaactggggcagtttgctcatgaggagtgggccaaaatacttgctgagaggtgcagaagtctcattgacagttacaggaattgtttgattgcagtgatttgattgcagtgaaaggttgtgcaacaaaatattaccATTTATTTTGGGTACCATTTGGTACCATTTGCCCATGCCTGTTTCatgggtttatttttttaattaattcatcatcACCTTTGatagattcaagttatttctgtgaccattgtgggtttttctttcattaaccgagggtgtaccaacaattttgtccacgtgtgtgtgtctttgctgcAGCTTGGAAAAATTCAGCACATTTTGATAGGAAATCAAAATGAGACAATATAGGGAACAGGAACAATACACCAAAGTTTTACATTCTCagcatatttattttaaagaagtGTCATATTTCAATAGGACCACTTCtggaaataaaaacaatgaGCTAATTCCTAACAGCTGATGCAGTTGTATCACCAAATTCAAAGGAATATGTCATGATGTATTTTGCACCCCCACTTTGCAATGTAGTCGCTTCTGTCTGAGTAATGTTGAATTTTCATGAGGGAAAAATACACTctatgttcaaaagtttgtagacacctgcttatccaaCAATGTTTTTCTTAAGCCAGTAGTATTCGTAGGGAATCTGTCCCtactttgctgcagtaactgcTGCTACTCTACTGGGAACATTGCAGCAAGGATCGATTTGATTgagaattgattgcattcagccgcATAGAAGCATTAGGTGCACAAGTCAGgtgctgatgctggatgattattTTGGCACTCAAACTCGTCCCAAAAGATTAGATGGAGCTCCGTCACTCCAGAAAACGCAGGGCTTTCCATCCCTCTAGCCCaaacttggcattaggcattgtgccaacaagttcatgtctatctgctccagagggtcctttTTTATGAGCAATAcatctcaacagggactagacaagctgtgttgtTGCATTAGTACATCggagtcagcaatgggtacaacttaaaggaccagaatgcattcattagaaggggtgtccacaaacatttggacatattgtgtatcttcacaacagtaactttacagaagcaactttcaatggaagtcaaaaagattttattccctgtcaatttggagcatttctattgatccattcatcaggaaCTTTTAGCTCTACAGAGATCCTGAGAAAACTCCTTCAGAGGTAGAATGTTGATAATTTGTCATGAAGAAATTAATTTATCTACCTCTGCAATTTCACTGTTAATGGCTTAAGATTTTGATACAATGCTTACACTGTCCTTTACGGTAAGTACATTTGCTCTGTACTTTGGGCACCCTTAATTAGTGCCAACCGACAAAGATCACATGCATTTTTCTGGTTAAAGCCCTTTTCCACTGAAAGGAAAATGTGTTTAGGTTTACCCCAAAAAGTCCCAAAGCGGCAGCTTTAGACAGTGTGTGTgacatgcatgtgtgtttacAGGACATGCTTGGGGACCCAATGTTTGCCCTGCCATACTGGAACTTTGCCATCGGAGGCAGTGAGTGTGACATCTGCACGGATGACCTGCTAGGAGCCAGAAGCAGCTTTGATGTGAACGCCATCAGCTCCAACTCCGTCTTCTCCCGGTGGAGGGTAGTCTGTGATAGTGTGGAGGAGTACGAGAGACTGGGGACCATTTGCAACAGTAAGAAACACACACCACTCAAAAACACTCGCAAATAGTTAAGATAATGTTGCTGTCTGCAAAAATCtcatacactataaggacaaaagttttCGGACATtcacagtttatcctgcttttgtctgaTTAAACTCTCTCCACTGTCCAAGGAAAGCTTTGTGCTTGAtctaggagcattgctgtgaggatttgagatTGAtctcagcaacaaaagcattagtgaggacgTTTGGTTGTAGTGCATCTTCAGCACATTAACTTTACAGACGAAGGACAAAAAATGAACTTTCAATAGATAGTttcaataatgtaaaaaaagtaaTCTATGGGGTAAGATGTAGTTGCTTTTGCTGttaattaacttaattaatattgttaatattacaatttgcTGAATTTAGTTTATGCTATTTAGGCACTAAGGCTTTAGAAAACAGTCATTCCAAACTACAAGACTTTTTTGTAGCCATTTAATAAATGTGCACtcttaaaagggagctggaagtaaataaatatacatttttgcaATGAAAACGTAGGTATTATGGTTGCGTGTATGCCAATGTGTTCtgatacaccacacacacacacacacacacacacacacacacacacacacacacacacactaacacacacacacacacacatacatagatgCATGATAAGACTTTGATGATAAGAATTTAGGGAATCCTTTCATTTCTTCTTCAGCTTTCCTCTCTCCTTGCGTTCTCATTGGCTGGAGCACGACATCGCACTTACTGCCGGTCATTACCTGGTCATGACACTTttcacactacaggattttgACTCGCCGACAGGTCCAGATATGTAACATGCTAGATATTATCCTATCCGGATGGGTCACATCTTTGAACAATTctgaaatttaaataaataaataaataaataaataaagtggctGAAATAAAGGTGATATACAGCGTTCTTTGGGTGATGCAATAGAATAACCAAATCTGGTTTCATTAACAACcattatagtaaaaaaaaaaaaagtgtaaaatgtgaagaacctttctggCAAAAAACCTTTTTTCACACTTAATCTCTTTTTACCGAAAATGGTTCCTCATGGACCCAAGACTGGTTCTTCCAAGTCATcaggcaaagaaccctttgtagcacctttatttttaacagtgcaacAAATTCAATACACACAGACTTGCGAAATTTTCCAAAAATTGACATATAcaaccagacacacacatacacacatattgtTGGAACTAATCCTTTGAGGCATGTGAGCTTGTTAGGGAGCTGCAGCCTTATACAGGCAAAACCTACAATTACCATCACGTGCACTCTTCAGCTTAACCTCACTTAACCTGCTCCTGCTAGAAAACAACCACTTCACTAAGAAAGTACAGCAGCTACCATAGCACTTCATCTACAAAGGAGATGTCAGTCAACCCTGCATGAAACATTGACCATTTCTTACATTTGTAAAGTCTATGGACATTTGAGTTGCATTCAGGTGAGTTCTATATATAAGAGGTTTTTTTATATTCATTGATGatacatttttcatttacatGAAAATGTGAATCAGTGAAGAAAGGGCTGTAAAAGAGTCTCTTTTTCGGTCTCTTCCTGCATATTCGTCAATGTAATATTACATAAACAGAAGCTGAttaaacacacaagcacatttTCAATACAATTttgtttaatgtatttatgGAGCAAAGTTATACATGTATTATCACCTGTAGGAGAAAGTAATTCTATCTCCTTCCAGTTAACCAGAGTGATAATGACATAACGCTGATTGAACACTTTGTGAATGGGAAGCTTACTCATCTCAAAGTTATATATAGTTGCAATACATCAGTCTGAAAAGGGTAAGAGAAACATCTCTATGGTTCTAGGACACCACCAAACTACAGTGAGAGCCATTATCTAAAAAACAAGATTCCTAGCAACATTACTGAATCTTCCCAGCAGCACATCCAGGAAGTCATCAAAGGTTGCATGAGAACATTTAAGGAACGTCAAGTCTCTCTAGACTCTAGAAGGTCTAGTCATGAATCACAGTAAGGAAGGAACAAGACAAAAGTACAAATGTATGGTAGACACAAGAAATCAACATGGCTAGCTAAGGCCGAGTTTCCGCTCGCCGACAGGTTTGGGAAGTCGCTGAGAAAAACATCAGCTCTGAGGCAGATCGGTGTTCTATCGGGGCTCTCATCATCTCTAGATCGCTATGTGTGAATTGCTTAAAGACGCGACCCGACCGACTCCCCGAGTTAAAAAACACAGATCCAGCATATTATTGCTTTAGTACACTTCACGTCTTGTAGAGTCGTCAGGTCGCTGTACTGTTCAAACTACATGACTCGATCGCTTGTAATGATGAATGAATGGTTTAAGGGCTTGTGGTTTACACACTATACGACAGCAGGTCACACATTACAGTTGTTTACATTCGagaaatttgtatttatttacttccaGTTCCCTCTGCAGAACAGACAACCGCTGCTGGCCTCACATCCCAACCCACACCTTCACCTTTTAGATTTTTCAGCACACCGCTTGCTTCTTGCGGAAATCCACATCTTTACTTTCCTTAAACATTCAAGATTGCAAGAGATgttgtgtgctgtgttgtgtagtTTGAACAGTACAGCGACCTGACAACTCTTCAAGTTGAGTAGTGTGTTGAAGCCATAAAGGAAACATCaacaatgtgtaaaaaaaaaaaaaaaaaacatctgtaacCCTTTAGGATAATGTTCTGTGGATAGACAATTCCACAGTGTAACTTCTTGGACAACAGAGGTCCTTTTTACACAGattggccataacattagtaccccCGCCTAATATTCAGTAGGTTCCCCTTTTGTCGCCACAGCAGACCTGTCGAGGCATCCACAAGGCCTCCGAAGGTGTCCtgaggtatctggcaccaagaggcaacagcagatcctttaagtctttaggttgtgaggtggggtctttATGGATCGCATGGatcaataagccttaggtgcccatgaccctgttgccattTCAcaagttgtcctttcttggaccacttttggtaggtactgacgaCTGAACAGCCAAcaagacctacctgatgttttggagatgttctgacccagttgtctagccatcacaatttggtccttgtcaaagtggacCAGAACCTTATGCTCACCcatttttaacacatcaccttcaatacatgactgttcacttgctgtctgaTATATCCAGCCCTTGACAAATGCAGACAGACAACCAATGTTTTACATCACCTGTCAGTGGCTTAGAACTCTATAAAACAGAGAAAGCCCATGCTGAGACACTCTCCAAAAAGGCTATACTTCAACTTAGCTGCCATTATTACGGTGATTACCTAAAACTACCCATAACATGTAGCCAACCATACAAAACATCTCTTAGAccagaaaaacacaaaatgttCATGCTTAAGAAGTACTACTAGTAATCCTTCATTTCTAACTAAATGATTTTTGCAGTGATAAACTGTATGTGACAGTGATAGATCAGCATTTGTGTAAAATTATGGaaaatattactgttattactaaataatactTATTTTACAGTATCatctaaaagctgttaaaaagaAAGCATATAACACGTTCCAATAAACAGTGTATTCTTGcagttttaatataatttacCAGAAAAAATATTTACAGGGGAAAATTTTGAAAACTAATGCTgagatgttgttgtttttttcctgctGCCTCAGGACCTGGAACATTTGCTATTATTGAAGCAAATCAGCAAATCCACtcctgaatatatatatatatatatatatatatatatatatatatatatatatatatatatacattttttttaaattttataataatagtcATTTAGAAACCTAGACTAtaactgtttatttgctgatCCATCTGGTAAATACACAAAAACATCAAACACTAAGGTAATTTTGCTGTACTcaagtgggtttgtgtgtgtgtagatacaGAGGGTGGCGCAATCAGACGCAATCCTGCAGGTAATGTGGCTCGACCGATGGTTCAGAAACTACCAGAACCTCAGGATATCATTGACTGTCTGGACCTGAACACTTTTGACACACCTCCATACTACTCTACCTCCACCAGGAGTTTCCGAAATACGATTGAAGgtgaaatacacacactgacacctAGGCTTTACTTTATATCAGAATAGAAAtgatacacactcacaaataTTCACACATTTCCACACACTCATCTGCACACTGAGATGTTTCTGtatcctctctcgctctgtttACGTTACTATCTGCAATActgttagacacacacacaagtacaaGGGCTGCCAAGTAATTGATTTGGGTATAACAAAGGTTAGTTTAGAATGTTAATGGTAGGACACCCAGGATGACCCCACTGTTGCCATACagacataaaaaagccagaaaaagcCAAAATCCTGGGTGAACGTCCTGTtgacagatgagaccaaaatagagcTTATTTGGTAAAGCACATCATTGAACcacagaaaaccaaataaatccTTCAAAGAAAAGAACATGGCCCCCTACAGTCAAACTACAGTCAAACAATCCTAAACAATGATGTTtagggttgttttgctgcttcttgCACTGGATGCCTTAAAAAGTTTGGAGAACAATGTCTTGGCCAGTGTCACAACGTCAGGTCTCTGTCAAGATTTCGTTGGTCTTCCACCAGGACAATGACAAAGTACTTTAATAAAAGCACTAAGAAATAGTTTAAGACAAAGTGCTGGAGAGTTCTGAAGCCACCAGCAATGAGTCCAGATCTAAACCGTATAGAACACATGTGGACAGGTCTCAAAACAACAGCTGCTAGAAGGCAACCTTCAAATCTGAGACACCTGGAACAGTAGGCAAAAGaatttcatttaattcaattgattttttatttctacagctactttctactttttacaacaaatttacagagatctgggtccaagcctcttttgagcaagccagtggcaacagtggcaaggaaaaactccctcagatcaagaggaagaaaatttaagaggaaccaagactcaaaagaggaacccatcctcctcagatTGACACCGGATCATAATACAAATCAAAACAGGAAAAGAAAAGTGTCCCAAAAGTCCAGTATAGGTCTAAGAAACTCATTTATGGTTACAGGAAGTGACCAAAGGGTGTGCTACCAAATATTCTAAAAGTTCAGGGGGTCAATAATCTTGTCCAGTCCATTTCTGGAGTTCcggcatgtatatatataaatgcatgaCTAATGTATTCATGTAATACTAATGTATTATAACATGCAATGTTGCTGTGTTAGGTTACAGCGCCCCACAGGGGGATTATGATCCAGTGGTCCGGAGTCTACACAACCTGGCCCACCTGTTCCTGAACGGGACAGGTGGTCAGACACACCTATCTCCCAACGACCCCATCTTCGTCCTGCTGCACACCTTCACTGATGCCATCTTCGATGAATGGCTCCAGAGACACAGCCCAGGTAGACActtcacacacattttaaacacTACCAGTAAAAAGTTTGGGATCAATCTCTCCAATAATATCAATGTTTGTATTCATATGAAACAAGATTGGTAACAAACAAGAGTATAAATGTACCTTTTTAATATGCAAACCCTGTGTGACATCACAAGTTTCCACTTATTAGTAGAAATCAAAGAGgctgtataaaaaaaagagagaaatttCAAATGTTTTCAGAAGGATGATCAGAGCTTGAGTCCATTAGGAATCAATTCATAATGAAATGAACCTCTAAAATATCCCATAGTTTAAAGATATGTTttttatacaataaaaatataccAATTAACTACTTTCCTGACATCCccaaaatactaaaaatatttaatttatgttATGCATATTATAACGTATGTATAACATTATTCACAAAACAGGACATGAAAAAATAAAGGAGCTGTCAACTGCATTGCAAATAAAACTAAACCACTTCCCAAAAATATCCATGACTTGATAAGTTAAACAAATTAAACAATCCTTAAAAATTGAGTGAAAGGCTAGAAAACCTTCAGGACTATGTAGATCACAGTGGTGTAGCCATGGTAACCTAAATACCCGCCTTAGCAGCAAGAGCTTTTTCACGGTTCTATAAGCTTTTCTTTTCTGGCAGTGGTTTTGTTAGTGGTGTGAGATACTGGATTATGCAGGTAAACTGAAAATGACTACAGTAACCTGCATGGTCAGTGTTGAGTGAGTGGACTAGTCAACAAACTTTTaaaatttttatattttttatttatttattttatttatattatttattataactgTGTATT belongs to Salminus brasiliensis chromosome 24, fSalBra1.hap2, whole genome shotgun sequence and includes:
- the tyrp1b gene encoding tyrosinase-related protein 1b, whose protein sequence is MWQTVLLVCAYIAATQGQFPRRCVTPEGLRSRTCCPSPTGRANDECGSSTGRGRCVSIAADERPHGPQYPHNGRDDRERWPLRFFNRTCQCNDNFSGYHCGRCKHGLTGPNCNQRVNVVRRNIMQMSPEEQRAFVNALDRAKRTIHPDVVICTRRYDEVFGADGNTAQFENITIYNFFVWTHYYSVGKTYMGPGQDSFGGVDFSHEGPGFVTWHRFHLLQLERDMQDMLGDPMFALPYWNFAIGGSECDICTDDLLGARSSFDVNAISSNSVFSRWRVVCDSVEEYERLGTICNNTEGGAIRRNPAGNVARPMVQKLPEPQDIIDCLDLNTFDTPPYYSTSTRSFRNTIEGYSAPQGDYDPVVRSLHNLAHLFLNGTGGQTHLSPNDPIFVLLHTFTDAIFDEWLQRHSPGTTVYPVENAPIGHNRHFNMVPFWPPITNAEMFVSAPSGLGYSYEVDWPTRPYTLSEILTIAIVVVVLVVIVVGGVIACVVRAYSSVEGLEPLLGDHYRRYSEEERLVEQSKSVV